One Sphaerisporangium krabiense DNA segment encodes these proteins:
- a CDS encoding NADH-quinone oxidoreductase subunit NuoK, which translates to MTLHLFLLLAAGLFAIGLFGALAQQSIVMIMMGIELMIGGVIVGAAAFWRFLAPAVGSGQVIVVAAVVAMAVEMAMGFAVTTAIFRTRRIDMADMAKDLEG; encoded by the coding sequence ATGACCCTGCACCTGTTCCTCCTGCTGGCCGCGGGGCTCTTCGCGATCGGCCTCTTCGGCGCGCTGGCCCAGCAGTCCATCGTGATGATCATGATGGGCATCGAGCTGATGATCGGCGGCGTCATCGTCGGCGCCGCCGCGTTCTGGCGCTTCCTCGCGCCCGCCGTGGGGAGCGGGCAGGTCATCGTCGTGGCCGCGGTCGTGGCGATGGCCGTCGAGATGGCCATGGGCTTCGCGGTCACCACCGCCATCTTCAGGACCCGTCGGATCGACATGGCGGACATGGCCAAGGACCTCGAAGGATGA
- a CDS encoding NADH-quinone oxidoreductase subunit N, which yields MNENLAALVPETALLVAAVAGLLAGSWLPRRRQWVVAALAAAACVAGVVVTAVTMAGGRDQLVFSGAFAVDTATGAGRLIVLGALVPVGAMSVEWLRGNQREAEYYVLLLLTGGGTLAMIGANDLLMLFAGYLLASVPAYALAGFAKDATSTEAALKYYLMGALTGVVMLAGVSVLYAAGHATLYGELRPALPSAPYGLVAVGLVAVLAGLLFKIGGVPAHYWVPDVTDGAMAPVAAYVTTLPKIGGLIAAFRLLHQAFPASEVNWPLLLAVLAALSMTLGNLAAFFQTSVKRLLAYSTISQVGYLLMAVAVATRSDLAQPALLFYLAAYAVTNLGAFAVVTELPSARTLDDYRGLAHRHPGLAAVLVVCLLGLVGTPPTGVFLGKLEVFAAAVNGDYTWLAALAVANTVASLFYYLRWLTPLFRTPGVPADVHAPAGRWSATTAYLAAASSLALGIAGGAVLPLFTGAPSP from the coding sequence GTGAACGAGAACCTCGCCGCCCTCGTCCCCGAGACGGCGCTGCTCGTCGCCGCCGTCGCCGGGCTGCTCGCCGGATCGTGGCTGCCCCGCCGCCGCCAGTGGGTCGTCGCGGCCCTGGCCGCCGCGGCCTGCGTGGCCGGCGTCGTCGTCACCGCGGTCACGATGGCCGGCGGGCGAGACCAACTGGTCTTCTCCGGCGCCTTCGCGGTCGACACCGCCACCGGCGCGGGACGGCTGATCGTGCTCGGCGCCCTGGTGCCGGTGGGCGCGATGTCGGTGGAGTGGCTGCGCGGGAACCAGCGCGAGGCCGAGTACTACGTGCTGCTGCTCCTGACGGGCGGGGGGACCCTCGCCATGATCGGCGCCAATGACCTGCTGATGCTCTTCGCGGGCTACCTTCTCGCCAGCGTCCCCGCCTATGCGCTGGCCGGTTTCGCCAAGGACGCCACCAGCACCGAAGCCGCCCTGAAGTACTACCTGATGGGAGCTCTGACGGGTGTCGTCATGCTCGCCGGGGTGAGCGTGCTCTACGCCGCAGGCCACGCCACCCTGTACGGAGAGCTGCGCCCGGCGCTGCCCTCCGCCCCGTACGGGCTGGTCGCCGTCGGCCTCGTCGCGGTGCTGGCCGGGCTGCTGTTCAAGATCGGCGGCGTGCCGGCCCACTACTGGGTGCCCGACGTGACCGACGGCGCCATGGCGCCCGTCGCCGCGTACGTCACCACCCTCCCCAAGATCGGCGGCCTGATCGCCGCCTTCCGGCTCCTCCACCAGGCGTTCCCCGCGAGCGAGGTCAACTGGCCGCTGCTGCTCGCCGTGCTCGCCGCCCTGTCCATGACGCTCGGCAACCTGGCCGCGTTCTTCCAGACCTCGGTCAAGCGGCTGCTCGCCTACTCCACCATCAGCCAGGTCGGCTACCTGCTCATGGCCGTGGCCGTCGCCACCCGCAGCGACCTCGCCCAGCCGGCCCTGCTGTTCTACCTCGCCGCCTACGCCGTCACCAACCTCGGCGCGTTCGCCGTCGTGACCGAACTCCCGAGCGCCCGCACCCTCGACGACTACCGCGGCCTGGCCCACCGCCACCCCGGCCTGGCCGCCGTCCTCGTCGTCTGCCTGCTCGGCCTGGTAGGCACCCCGCCCACCGGCGTCTTCCTCGGCAAACTCGAAGTCTTCGCCGCCGCCGTCAACGGCGACTACACCTGGCTGGCCGCCCTGGCCGTGGCCAACACCGTCGCCAGCCTCTTCTACTACCTCCGCTGGCTGACCCCTCTCTTCCGAACGCCCGGCGTCCCCGCCGACGTCCACGCCCCCGCCGGCCGCTGGTCCGCCACGACCGCCTACCTCGCCGCCGCCTCCTCCCTCGCCCTGGGCATCGCCGGAGGAGCCGTCCTGCCCCTCTTCACCGGCGCGCCGTCGCCCTGA
- a CDS encoding sensor histidine kinase — protein MTARPLPRRSLQARLTFFYATGLFVAGVVVLLIVEVPLAGVESVTRVGGPPSGAITGTGDGIGPHRLLAVSAVALAALIPIALAGGWFVAGRFLRPLRAITATATAISAGNLHRRLGLGEPADELTELGHILDDLFARLEASFDAQRHFVANASHELRTPLAGLRTLLEVTLADPGADAGTLRSACEEALALGGHQERLVRALLALAVSERGVTRRDTLDLAHVVAGVLASRRDQAARKGIDVAERLTTAVTSGDLGLIESLVANLVDNAVRHNHPDGHVQITTRASGTEVTLTVANSGPVVPEDQIERLFQPFQRLAADRDGRREGYGLGLAIVNAVAQAHQAALTAGPRPHGGLTVTVRFPVRATARR, from the coding sequence GTGACGGCCCGCCCACTCCCTCGGCGGTCCTTGCAGGCCCGGCTCACGTTCTTCTACGCCACGGGCCTCTTCGTCGCCGGGGTCGTCGTGCTCCTGATCGTCGAGGTCCCGCTCGCCGGCGTCGAGTCGGTGACGCGCGTCGGCGGTCCGCCTTCTGGTGCGATCACCGGCACCGGGGACGGGATCGGCCCGCACCGGCTCCTCGCCGTCTCCGCCGTCGCGCTCGCCGCCCTCATTCCCATCGCCCTCGCCGGCGGCTGGTTCGTCGCCGGTCGCTTCCTCAGGCCGCTGCGGGCCATCACCGCCACCGCCACGGCCATCTCCGCGGGAAACCTCCACCGGCGCCTCGGCCTCGGCGAGCCCGCCGACGAGCTGACCGAGCTGGGCCACATCCTCGACGACCTGTTCGCCCGCCTCGAAGCCTCCTTCGACGCCCAGCGGCACTTCGTCGCCAACGCCTCCCACGAGCTGCGCACTCCCCTCGCCGGTCTGCGGACCCTCCTCGAGGTGACGCTCGCCGATCCCGGCGCGGACGCCGGCACCCTCCGCTCGGCCTGCGAGGAGGCCCTCGCTCTCGGCGGACACCAGGAGCGACTCGTCCGGGCGCTGCTCGCCCTGGCCGTCAGCGAGCGCGGCGTCACCCGCAGGGACACCCTCGACCTGGCGCACGTCGTCGCGGGAGTACTCGCCTCCCGCCGCGACCAGGCGGCACGGAAGGGCATCGACGTCGCCGAACGTCTGACGACCGCGGTGACGTCCGGGGACCTGGGGCTGATCGAAAGCCTCGTCGCCAACCTCGTCGACAACGCCGTCCGTCACAACCACCCGGACGGGCATGTCCAGATCACCACGCGGGCCTCCGGCACGGAGGTGACCCTCACGGTCGCCAACAGCGGGCCGGTCGTTCCCGAGGATCAGATCGAGCGGCTCTTCCAACCCTTCCAAAGGTTGGCCGCCGACCGGGACGGCCGCCGCGAGGGCTACGGTCTCGGCCTCGCCATCGTCAACGCGGTCGCCCAAGCTCACCAGGCCGCCCTCACCGCCGGCCCGCGCCCTCACGGTGGCCTGACGGTCACCGTCCGGTTTCCGGTCAGGGCGACGGCGCGCCGGTGA
- a CDS encoding NADH-quinone oxidoreductase subunit J family protein yields the protein MEVAAFWILGVLALVSGGMVFRFDSMARATFALLTSLICVGGEVVLLGLPYLGVVTILMMVMEMALMAVFMIAYMMNPAGLMPMSMLHNKRGSLAVSAAVFVALAAGIFLVPWPRRTGSPPADTTFQVGESLMGAQMLTMIVLGFVLLATIVGAIVLATRRGRYDRFGDDLDRRPPRDPAGGGVGR from the coding sequence GTGGAGGTGGCGGCGTTCTGGATCCTCGGAGTGCTGGCTCTGGTCAGTGGCGGGATGGTGTTCCGCTTCGACTCCATGGCCAGGGCGACGTTCGCGCTGCTGACGTCGCTGATCTGCGTGGGCGGTGAGGTGGTGCTGCTCGGACTGCCGTATCTGGGGGTCGTCACCATCCTGATGATGGTCATGGAGATGGCCCTCATGGCGGTGTTCATGATCGCCTACATGATGAACCCGGCGGGCCTGATGCCGATGTCGATGCTGCACAACAAGCGCGGCTCTCTGGCCGTCAGCGCCGCCGTCTTCGTGGCGCTGGCCGCCGGGATCTTCCTGGTGCCCTGGCCGCGGCGGACCGGCTCGCCGCCCGCGGACACGACGTTCCAGGTGGGGGAGTCCCTCATGGGAGCGCAGATGCTGACGATGATCGTGCTCGGGTTCGTCCTGCTGGCCACGATCGTGGGGGCGATCGTGCTGGCCACCCGCCGCGGGCGCTACGACCGGTTCGGCGACGACCTCGACCGGCGCCCGCCGCGTGATCCCGCGGGGGGAGGTGTGGGCCGATGA
- a CDS encoding complex I subunit 4 family protein: protein MLTVVTFLPLLACAVLVARRLPGRACVWVWIATAAADLALVIALWANFGAGGGLRYEQRVRWIPSAGVSYHVGVDGLSLPLVALTCLLFLAVAVYSLRETRRVRAYTCLFLFLQTVCLGLFVALDLIVFFVFFDLSIVGMFFVIAGWGHGEQGRAAALKFFLYTFIGSLALLLGFIGLYLAATPHTFDMLDLTRANPLAGRGAYAALVLLAIGAGLAVKTPTVPFHTWLPPAHTDAPAAGSAILAGILLKMGAYGFVRIAMPLLPGTWREYAMVFIVVGAVSAVYGALVALGQTHFKRMIAYTSVNHMGYIVLAVGAAGVLAGTDVQARTLAVTGAVTQMVSHGLLTAALFLLSGVLYDRGGTYEMDRYSGLAAPSPKLATATGVAAFASLGIPGFSGFIAEFQIFTGSLASQAVATAIALTGILITAALFLRALRGMFMGSLRLPSSTGAGGFGDMVAAETFSIAPLLTLGLVIGVAPRFLLDVIEPAGRTLVGLVAR, encoded by the coding sequence GTGCTGACCGTCGTCACCTTCCTGCCGCTGCTGGCGTGCGCCGTCCTGGTGGCGCGCAGGCTTCCCGGCCGTGCCTGTGTATGGGTGTGGATCGCCACCGCCGCGGCGGACCTGGCGCTCGTCATCGCCTTGTGGGCGAACTTCGGCGCCGGCGGCGGCCTGCGGTACGAGCAGCGGGTGCGCTGGATCCCGAGCGCAGGAGTGAGCTACCACGTGGGCGTGGACGGCCTGTCCCTGCCGCTGGTGGCGCTCACCTGCCTGCTCTTCCTCGCCGTCGCCGTGTACTCGCTGCGCGAGACCCGCAGGGTCCGCGCCTACACGTGCCTGTTCCTCTTCCTGCAGACGGTGTGCCTGGGGTTGTTCGTCGCGCTGGACCTCATCGTGTTCTTCGTCTTCTTCGACCTGTCGATCGTCGGCATGTTCTTCGTCATCGCCGGCTGGGGGCACGGCGAGCAGGGGCGCGCGGCGGCGCTGAAGTTCTTCCTGTACACCTTCATCGGCTCGCTCGCCCTGCTGCTCGGCTTCATCGGCCTGTACCTGGCGGCCACGCCGCACACCTTCGACATGCTCGACCTGACCCGGGCGAACCCCCTGGCAGGCCGGGGCGCGTACGCCGCGCTGGTCCTGCTGGCGATCGGCGCCGGCCTGGCCGTCAAGACCCCGACCGTCCCCTTCCACACCTGGCTGCCCCCGGCGCACACCGACGCGCCCGCGGCCGGGTCCGCCATCCTCGCCGGCATCCTGCTGAAGATGGGCGCCTACGGCTTCGTCCGCATCGCGATGCCGCTGCTCCCCGGCACCTGGCGCGAATACGCCATGGTGTTCATCGTCGTCGGCGCGGTCTCCGCCGTGTACGGAGCGCTGGTGGCCCTCGGCCAGACGCACTTCAAACGCATGATCGCCTACACGTCCGTCAACCACATGGGCTACATCGTCCTCGCGGTCGGCGCGGCGGGCGTGCTCGCCGGCACCGACGTGCAAGCCCGTACGCTCGCCGTCACCGGGGCCGTCACCCAGATGGTCAGCCACGGTCTGCTCACCGCCGCGCTCTTCCTGCTCTCCGGCGTGCTCTACGACCGCGGCGGCACCTACGAGATGGACCGGTACTCCGGACTGGCCGCGCCTTCGCCTAAGCTGGCCACCGCGACCGGTGTCGCGGCGTTCGCGAGCCTGGGCATCCCCGGCTTCTCCGGATTCATCGCGGAGTTCCAGATCTTCACCGGCAGCCTCGCCTCCCAGGCGGTCGCCACCGCCATCGCCCTGACCGGCATCCTCATCACCGCCGCGCTGTTCCTGAGGGCGCTGCGCGGCATGTTCATGGGCTCCCTGCGCCTGCCCTCCTCCACCGGCGCCGGCGGCTTCGGCGACATGGTCGCCGCGGAGACGTTCTCCATCGCGCCGCTGCTGACGCTCGGGCTGGTCATCGGCGTCGCGCCGCGCTTCCTGCTGGACGTCATCGAACCGGCCGGCCGCACCCTGGTGGGCCTGGTCGCCCGGTGA
- a CDS encoding response regulator transcription factor, with product MRVLVVEDFEVLARSIGTGLRREGMAVDVVLDGTDAVDRLAVNRYDVVVLDRDLPGVGGDDICRRLAGDRSGTRVLMLTAADTIEDRVEGLGLGADDYLPKPFAFAELVARVRALARRATPPLPPTLSCGDVTLDPARRAAFRAGRRLELSPKEFALLECLLASAGLVLPAEELLARVWDEAADPFTSAVKHTVHRLRAKLGDPPVIETIREGGYRIGPA from the coding sequence GTGAGAGTCCTGGTGGTCGAGGACTTCGAGGTGCTGGCCCGCTCCATCGGCACCGGACTGCGCCGCGAGGGGATGGCCGTCGATGTCGTGCTGGACGGGACCGACGCCGTCGACCGCCTGGCCGTCAACCGCTACGACGTGGTCGTCCTCGACCGGGATCTGCCCGGCGTCGGCGGTGACGACATCTGCCGGCGACTGGCCGGCGACCGCTCCGGCACCCGCGTGTTGATGCTCACCGCGGCCGACACGATCGAGGACCGCGTCGAAGGGCTCGGCCTCGGCGCGGACGACTACCTGCCCAAGCCGTTCGCCTTCGCCGAACTGGTGGCCCGTGTCCGCGCCCTGGCCCGGCGGGCCACCCCACCGCTTCCTCCCACTCTGTCCTGCGGGGACGTCACCCTCGACCCGGCCCGCCGGGCGGCGTTCCGCGCCGGCCGGCGCCTCGAACTCAGTCCGAAGGAGTTCGCCCTGCTCGAATGCCTGCTCGCCTCGGCGGGCCTGGTCCTGCCCGCCGAGGAACTTCTGGCACGGGTCTGGGACGAGGCGGCCGACCCCTTCACGTCCGCGGTCAAGCACACCGTGCACCGGCTGCGCGCCAAACTCGGCGACCCCCCGGTGATCGAGACCATCCGTGAAGGCGGCTACCGGATCGGGCCGGCGTGA
- a CDS encoding Ig-like domain-containing protein, with protein MTDRSSMVMSQRPRSALAVLACAVTALLMTPGTPAPAGATTRQPAARTVTHAAAGPCVRQGQANYPVDYYWKNVLGMRLGGGSVSVVTSPSLWGGQIAPGSTFTVTLTHRTSQWPLLVRTYTTTWDLSSLLAGADVIGQSGTGAINGTTLSITSPGSKTDPSAKVITFRVRQGTAGRGMTIRPSGISSVIAFPGQLGNNTPAPPIQIVNGQSISPTSAADDTATAQGRPVTVPVLANDTATAPVISGVTAPGHGTATVSGNAVVYTPAPGFVGTDTFTYTITTDCGTATAKVTVAVPCTDTPVTLANGGFEAPPVTGYQMLPDASTNPAIGWHTTATDKLVEFWRTGYGGVPAADGQQFAELNANMFSTLYQDLPTVPGTVMTWSLYHRGVAGADTMHVLIGAPGATVAQTPAGASSPDITDGNTAWRRYTGTYVVPPGQTVTRFSFRSVSTAGGNPATGNLLDGVVFETPRCP; from the coding sequence ATGACCGATCGGAGTTCCATGGTGATGTCACAACGCCCGAGGTCCGCGCTCGCCGTACTGGCCTGCGCCGTGACGGCACTGCTGATGACGCCGGGAACGCCGGCGCCGGCCGGCGCCACGACGCGGCAGCCCGCCGCGCGGACCGTCACACACGCCGCGGCCGGGCCTTGTGTCCGGCAGGGGCAGGCGAACTACCCCGTCGACTATTACTGGAAGAACGTGCTGGGCATGCGGCTCGGCGGCGGGTCGGTCTCGGTCGTCACCTCTCCGTCCCTCTGGGGCGGGCAGATCGCGCCGGGGAGCACCTTCACCGTCACCCTGACCCACCGCACGAGCCAGTGGCCGCTGCTCGTGCGCACCTACACCACCACCTGGGACCTGTCGTCCCTGCTGGCCGGCGCCGACGTCATCGGCCAGTCGGGCACCGGCGCGATCAACGGCACCACGTTGTCGATCACTTCGCCCGGCTCCAAGACCGACCCGTCCGCCAAGGTCATCACCTTCCGGGTCCGCCAGGGCACCGCCGGACGCGGCATGACCATCCGGCCGAGCGGGATCAGCAGCGTCATCGCCTTCCCGGGCCAGCTCGGGAACAACACCCCCGCCCCGCCGATCCAGATCGTCAACGGTCAGTCGATCTCGCCCACCTCGGCCGCCGACGACACCGCCACCGCACAGGGCAGGCCCGTCACCGTGCCCGTCCTGGCCAACGACACCGCCACCGCCCCGGTGATCAGCGGCGTCACCGCCCCCGGCCACGGCACCGCGACCGTCTCCGGCAACGCCGTCGTCTACACCCCCGCCCCCGGCTTCGTCGGCACCGACACCTTCACCTACACGATCACCACCGACTGCGGCACCGCCACCGCCAAGGTGACCGTCGCCGTCCCCTGCACCGACACGCCCGTCACCCTGGCCAACGGCGGCTTCGAGGCGCCACCGGTGACCGGATACCAGATGTTGCCCGACGCCTCGACCAACCCGGCCATCGGCTGGCACACCACCGCCACCGACAAGCTGGTGGAGTTCTGGCGCACCGGCTACGGCGGGGTCCCGGCGGCCGACGGGCAGCAGTTCGCCGAGCTCAACGCCAACATGTTCTCCACGCTGTACCAGGACCTGCCCACCGTTCCCGGAACCGTCATGACGTGGTCGCTGTACCACCGGGGCGTCGCCGGCGCCGACACGATGCACGTGCTCATCGGCGCGCCCGGCGCGACCGTGGCGCAGACCCCCGCCGGGGCCTCCTCGCCCGACATCACCGACGGCAACACCGCCTGGCGCCGCTACACCGGCACCTACGTCGTCCCGCCGGGACAGACCGTCACCCGGTTCTCCTTCCGGTCGGTGTCGACCGCGGGCGGCAACCCGGCGACCGGCAACCTCCTGGACGGCGTCGTCTTCGAGACCCCGCGCTGCCCGTAG
- a CDS encoding complex I subunit 1 family protein produces MGEVTPWWSLFAVPALLVAFALSAVVYDAALSARDAGRPITMSARPLLEVPRLLVAQPRRLPASDVPLWRLGVITVPVAAVLAVLVVPVGDVVVADLSVGVVWFNAMEVLTWAGLWLAGWGPNSVFSLIGGYRFLAQGLAYELPLMFALMTPAIRAESLRVGDIAAAQGGLWFVVWMPLAFVVYLAGVLAFGFLGCFAYPAGRDIAGGVFGETSGVDRLLLSAGRWLLLAAGSAMAVPLFLGGGAGPVLPAWTWSVIKTLAVLALLVWGRRRLPLVRADRYVEFAWVVVLPLSILQAFVPALVVLNGR; encoded by the coding sequence ATGGGTGAGGTCACGCCGTGGTGGAGCCTGTTCGCGGTCCCCGCGCTTCTGGTGGCCTTCGCGCTGAGCGCGGTGGTCTACGACGCGGCCCTGTCCGCGCGGGACGCGGGACGGCCGATCACCATGTCGGCCCGCCCCCTCCTGGAAGTGCCGCGCCTGCTCGTGGCGCAGCCCCGCCGGCTGCCCGCGTCCGACGTGCCGCTGTGGCGGCTCGGTGTGATCACGGTGCCCGTCGCGGCGGTGCTGGCCGTCCTGGTCGTCCCCGTCGGGGACGTGGTGGTCGCCGACCTGTCGGTGGGCGTCGTGTGGTTCAACGCGATGGAGGTGCTGACGTGGGCCGGGCTGTGGCTGGCCGGCTGGGGGCCGAACTCCGTGTTCAGCCTCATCGGCGGGTACCGCTTCCTCGCGCAGGGGCTGGCCTACGAACTTCCGTTGATGTTCGCGCTCATGACGCCCGCCATCCGGGCGGAGTCGCTGCGGGTCGGCGACATCGCCGCCGCGCAGGGCGGTCTGTGGTTCGTGGTGTGGATGCCGCTGGCGTTCGTGGTGTACCTCGCGGGTGTGCTGGCGTTCGGCTTCCTCGGCTGCTTCGCCTACCCGGCCGGCCGGGACATCGCCGGGGGCGTGTTCGGCGAGACGTCCGGAGTCGACCGGCTGCTGCTCTCGGCGGGCCGGTGGCTGCTGCTGGCGGCGGGATCGGCCATGGCCGTCCCGCTGTTCCTCGGCGGCGGCGCCGGCCCCGTCCTGCCGGCCTGGACCTGGTCGGTGATCAAGACCTTGGCCGTGCTCGCCCTGCTGGTCTGGGGACGACGACGGCTCCCGCTGGTCCGGGCCGACCGCTATGTGGAGTTCGCCTGGGTCGTCGTCCTCCCTCTGTCCATCCTCCAGGCGTTCGTCCCGGCGCTGGTCGTCCTGAACGGCCGTTAG
- a CDS encoding NADH-quinone oxidoreductase subunit A, whose translation MSGSAAAVALLGFASLMVAVLYGAAWWVRVTAVPVVARPFESGLEPAQHAVSRFHVRWYPVTMLFLAFDMEMVFMYPWVRVISAVGVGAVIEMFVFLAILLAGVAYAWREGALRWT comes from the coding sequence GTGAGCGGATCGGCCGCCGCCGTCGCACTGCTGGGCTTCGCCTCGCTCATGGTGGCGGTGCTCTACGGCGCGGCCTGGTGGGTGCGGGTGACCGCCGTCCCGGTGGTCGCCCGCCCCTTCGAGTCGGGGCTGGAACCGGCCCAGCACGCGGTGAGCAGGTTCCACGTGCGCTGGTATCCGGTGACGATGCTGTTCTTGGCCTTCGACATGGAGATGGTGTTCATGTACCCGTGGGTGCGGGTCATCTCCGCCGTCGGCGTCGGCGCCGTGATCGAGATGTTCGTCTTCCTGGCGATCCTCCTCGCCGGTGTCGCCTACGCCTGGCGGGAGGGCGCGCTGCGATGGACCTGA
- a CDS encoding RNA polymerase sigma factor: protein MYRATYGQITAYAARRCDSPQDAADVVAETFAIAWRRIAEVPEGEQATLWLYGVARKVLANHYRGEVRRQARSVELDAEMADLYEAAPDSGVELTAIAQIFRTLPDADRELLSLVAWEGLDRQQIATVLGLSRNAVRIRLHRARRRFARALAEADVHFALEGRLTPAEGRFS, encoded by the coding sequence GTGTACCGAGCGACATACGGCCAGATCACGGCCTACGCGGCCCGCCGCTGTGACTCGCCGCAGGATGCGGCGGACGTCGTCGCGGAGACCTTCGCCATCGCCTGGCGGCGGATCGCCGAAGTGCCGGAGGGAGAGCAGGCCACGCTGTGGCTGTACGGCGTGGCACGGAAGGTGCTGGCCAACCACTATCGGGGCGAGGTGCGCCGCCAGGCCCGCAGCGTGGAGCTCGACGCCGAGATGGCCGACCTGTACGAGGCCGCGCCCGACAGCGGGGTCGAGCTGACGGCGATCGCGCAGATCTTCCGCACCCTGCCGGACGCCGATCGGGAACTGCTGTCCCTGGTCGCCTGGGAGGGGCTGGACCGGCAGCAGATCGCCACCGTGCTCGGCCTGTCCCGCAACGCCGTGCGCATCAGACTCCACCGCGCCCGCAGGCGCTTCGCCCGCGCGCTCGCCGAGGCGGACGTGCACTTCGCACTGGAAGGCCGGTTGACCCCGGCCGAGGGACGGTTCTCATGA
- a CDS encoding proton-conducting transporter transmembrane domain-containing protein codes for MSALLWALIAVPLGAGAWLALAGHLLDRYVPALGVAAAGTTLALAVAAAALRPRASAPLLAGIRAGLAVDGLSAVMVVTVAAVTVAVLVFSAGEFGPGENRGRFFGLMLIFAGAMLVTVTATTLASLLMAWEVMGAMSWALIGYWWRRPGRVRAADIAFLTTRTADLGLYVAAGAALAGGAGTLSLNALPAVASPWLHVVTAGVVCAALGKSAQLPFSFWLSRAMQGPSPVSALLHSATMVAAGAYLLLRLVPLAAATGWAGPFVAWAGALTALLLGLVAVAQTDLKQLLAASTAAQVGFMVLAAGSGAVAGGATQLMAHAATKAGLFLAAGAWLTALGTKQLPALRGAARTYPVTGAVFTTGALTLAGLPPLSLWVAKDEILAAAVERGLWPYGAGLAAAAVSALYSVKALWYVWRPLPADAEDGYDTERQGTRRVTWPMKPPLVALAFAAATLGVFGLPGLSAWLRAAVGGAGEPSPQGWELGLSAAVALAAAAFAWWSRTRPVVTPVERGRWAVRWLGLEHGAHALVARPVMALARLLAAFDDRVLDAAVRGVGRTGMSAARLAARFDDHGIDASVGAVAAGARRLGRWARRPQTGLLHQYYVQAAIGFGVLLLLLLLVR; via the coding sequence ATGAGCGCGCTACTGTGGGCGCTCATCGCCGTGCCGCTCGGGGCCGGCGCGTGGCTCGCGCTCGCCGGGCACCTGCTCGACCGGTACGTCCCCGCGCTGGGCGTCGCCGCGGCCGGGACGACGCTCGCCCTGGCCGTCGCCGCGGCGGCGCTGCGGCCCCGGGCGAGCGCGCCGCTCCTCGCCGGGATCCGCGCCGGGCTGGCGGTGGACGGCCTGTCCGCCGTCATGGTGGTCACGGTCGCCGCGGTGACCGTCGCCGTGCTCGTCTTCTCCGCGGGCGAGTTCGGCCCCGGCGAGAACCGGGGACGGTTCTTCGGCCTCATGCTGATCTTCGCCGGCGCCATGCTCGTCACCGTCACGGCCACCACGCTCGCGTCGCTCCTCATGGCGTGGGAGGTGATGGGGGCCATGAGCTGGGCGCTGATCGGGTACTGGTGGCGCCGGCCAGGCCGGGTGCGCGCCGCCGACATCGCGTTCCTCACCACCAGGACCGCCGATCTCGGGCTCTACGTCGCCGCCGGCGCGGCCCTGGCCGGCGGCGCCGGCACGCTGAGCCTGAACGCGCTGCCGGCCGTCGCGTCGCCCTGGCTGCACGTGGTCACCGCCGGGGTCGTGTGCGCCGCGCTGGGCAAATCCGCACAACTGCCCTTCTCCTTCTGGCTCTCGCGGGCGATGCAGGGCCCGAGCCCGGTCTCCGCGCTGCTGCACTCGGCCACCATGGTCGCCGCCGGCGCCTACCTCCTGCTGCGGCTGGTGCCGCTGGCGGCCGCCACCGGCTGGGCCGGGCCGTTCGTCGCCTGGGCCGGCGCCCTCACCGCGCTGCTCCTGGGGCTCGTCGCGGTCGCGCAGACCGATCTCAAGCAACTGCTCGCGGCCTCCACCGCCGCCCAGGTGGGTTTCATGGTGCTCGCCGCCGGAAGCGGCGCCGTCGCCGGCGGCGCCACGCAGCTCATGGCCCACGCCGCGACCAAGGCCGGGCTGTTCCTGGCCGCCGGGGCCTGGCTGACCGCCCTCGGCACCAAACAGCTCCCCGCGCTGCGCGGCGCGGCCCGGACCTATCCCGTGACCGGCGCCGTCTTCACCACCGGGGCGCTGACCCTGGCGGGACTCCCGCCGCTGTCGTTGTGGGTCGCCAAGGACGAGATCCTGGCCGCGGCCGTCGAGCGCGGTCTCTGGCCGTACGGCGCCGGCCTCGCGGCGGCCGCCGTCTCGGCGCTCTACAGCGTCAAGGCACTGTGGTACGTGTGGCGACCGCTGCCTGCCGACGCCGAGGACGGCTACGACACCGAGCGACAGGGCACCCGGCGCGTCACCTGGCCGATGAAGCCGCCGCTGGTGGCGCTCGCGTTCGCCGCCGCCACGCTGGGAGTGTTCGGGCTTCCCGGGCTCTCCGCGTGGCTGCGCGCGGCCGTCGGCGGTGCCGGTGAGCCCTCGCCCCAAGGGTGGGAGCTGGGCCTGTCCGCGGCCGTCGCGCTCGCCGCCGCCGCGTTCGCCTGGTGGAGCAGGACCCGCCCCGTCGTGACGCCGGTGGAGCGCGGCCGATGGGCGGTCCGCTGGCTGGGGCTGGAGCACGGCGCGCACGCGCTGGTGGCCCGTCCCGTGATGGCGCTGGCCCGGCTGCTGGCCGCCTTCGACGACCGTGTCCTCGACGCCGCCGTCCGGGGCGTCGGGCGCACGGGCATGTCCGCCGCCCGGCTCGCGGCTCGCTTCGACGACCACGGGATCGACGCGTCGGTCGGCGCGGTCGCGGCCGGGGCACGCCGCCTGGGCCGGTGGGCGCGGCGTCCGCAGACCGGCCTGCTGCACCAGTACTACGTCCAGGCCGCGATCGGCTTCGGGGTGCTGCTCCTCCTCCTGCTGCTGGTGAGGTGA